A region of Hoplias malabaricus isolate fHopMal1 chromosome 12, fHopMal1.hap1, whole genome shotgun sequence DNA encodes the following proteins:
- the cckbrb gene encoding cholecystokinin receptor: protein MDSLLPECADSVNGSSVNETDSNSTCGHDALIPKAPESPKAKEMDSVRILLYTLIFLLSVFGNLLIIVVLVVNKRMRTVTNSFLLSLAVSDLMMAVFCMPFTFIPNLLEDFIFGAAMCKIVAYLMGISVSISTFSLMAIAIERYSAICNPLKSRAWQTRSHAYKVIAVTWVMSFLIMTPYPMVSTLVNYTKPNNTITTHMCRHDWPKDQVHQAWCILLLCILFFIPGVVMITAYGLISRELYRGIQFELEQKKGQCGLKNGTSAAISCGNDDGDGCYIQVSKRPNSMEMSTLTLASSTKIDRPRSNTSETKLMAKKRVIRMLIIIVTMFFICWMPLYSANTWKAFHPVSAHRVLSGAPISFIHLLSYTSACVNPIIYCFMNKRFRKALLTTFSCCCRPCRPRGFREGDDDVTATGASVSRFTYTTISTMGPC from the exons AAATGGATTCAGTGAGGATACTGCTGTACACTCTCATCTTCCTGCTAAGCGTCTTTGGCAACCTACTAATCATCGTGGTTTTGGTTGTGAATAAGCGTATGCGGACAGTCACAAACTCCTTCCTTCTATCACTGGCTGTGAGTGACCTGATGATGGCTGTGTTCTGCATGCCGTTTACATTCATCCCCAACCTTCTGGAGGACTTCATCTTTGGAGCTGCCATGTGCAAGATTGTGGCCTATCTCATGG GAATCTCTGTCAGCATATCCACCTTCAGTCTCATGGCCATAGCCATTGAGAGATACAGTGCTATCTGTAACCCTCTGAAGTCTAGGGCCTGGCAGACTCGCTCTCATGCCTATAAGGTCATCGCAGTGACTTGGGTCATGTCTTTCCTCATAATGACCCCATACCCCATGGTCTCAACACTGGTGAACTACACCAAACCCAACAACACCATCACAACGCACATGTGTCGCCATGATTGGCCCAAGGACCAGGTGCACCAGGCTTG gtgCATCCTGCTGCTTTGTATACTTTTCTTCATCCCTGGAGTGGTGATGATCACTGCATATGGGCTTATTTCTCGGGAGCTCTATCGTGGAATACAGTTTGAGCTGGAACAGAAGAAGGGACAGTGTG GTCTGAAGAATGGCACCAGTGCCGCAATctcatgtggaaatgatgacGGAGATGGTTGCTATATTCAAGTTTCAAAGCGACCAAACTCAATGGAGATGTCCACCCTCACCCTGGCCAGCTCTACCAAAATAGACCGCCCTCGGAGCAACACATCTGAGACCAAACTGATGGCCAAGAAACGTGTGATTCGAATGCTGATCATCATCGTCACTATGTTCTTCATCTGCTGGATGCCCCTGTATTCGGCTAACACATGGAAAGCCTTCCATCCGGTCTCAGCTCACCGGGTTCTGTCTGGAGCCCCCATCTCCTTTATTCACCTGCTGTCCTACACTTCGGCCTGCGTCAATCCCATCATCTACTGCTTCATGAACAAGCGTTTCCGCAAGGCTCTGCTGACCACTTTCTCTTGCTGCTGCCGGCCATGCCGCCCACGTGGGTTTAGAGAGGGAGACGATGATGTCACTGCCACTGGAGCATCTGTGTCCAGGTTCACCTACACCACCATCAGTACCATGGGACCATGCTGA